A single genomic interval of Daucus carota subsp. sativus chromosome 1, DH1 v3.0, whole genome shotgun sequence harbors:
- the LOC108195451 gene encoding gibberellin 2-beta-dioxygenase 2 encodes MLAPSPAHFSTRKSPAFRIPTIDMSLDRYLVCHEIVQACEEYGFFKLVNHGIPDHVISSMEEESYGFFSKPAREKQEAGPPSPFGYGCKSIGLKGDMGELEYILLEAKPASISRRSTTMSTDPNKFSNVVSEYVQTVKDLSCEVLDLMAQGLQLTDKSLSCLIKDDDNDSCFRVNHYPPLERTTSCPVVGFGEHCDPQILTVLRSNHVGGLQICSKDNRWISVPPHPAEFCVLVGDVLQVLTNKRFNSVRHRVLANSNQQSRISMMYFGAPSPTASLSPLQHTVSPHRPRIYRTFTWGEYKKAVYSGRLGDRRLEFLELA; translated from the exons ATGCTTGCTCCTTCTCCAGCCCATTTTTCCACTAGAAAATCCCCAGCATTTCGTATTCCAACAATTGATATGTCTCTTGACAGATATTTAGTCTGTCATGAAATTGTACAAGCTTGTGAAGAGTACGGTTTCTTCAAGCTTGTGAATCATGGAATTCCTGATCATGTCATATCAAGCATGGAGGAGGAGAGCTACGGTTTCTTCTCAAAGCCGGCTCGCGAGAAGCAAGAAGCAGGACCTCCATCTCCATTCGGATATGGATGCAAATCAATCGGCTTGAAGGGTGATATGGGGGAACTAGAGTACATTCTTCTGGAAGCCAAACCTGCCTCTATTTCGCGAAGATCAACAACCATGTCCACTGACCCGAATAAATTCAG TAATGTTGTGAGTGAGTACGTCCAAACTGTGAAGGACCTCAGCTGCGAGGTCCTTGATCTTATGGCTCAAGGCTTACAGCTAACTGACAAGTCTTTGAGTTGCCTGATAAAAGACGATGACAATGATTCATGTTTTCGAGTGAATCATTATCCTCCACTTGAAAGAACTACTAGTTGTCCTGTCGTCGGATTTGGAGAGCATTGTGATCCGCAGATATTAACCGTCTTGAGATCCAACCATGTGGGCGGCCTACAAATATGTTCCAAAGATAATCGTTGGATTTCTGTACCTCCACATCCAGCCGAATTCTGTGTGCTCGTTGGAGACGTCTTGCAG GTTCTGACAAACAAAAGATTTAACAGTGTCAGACACAGAGTTCTCGCGAACTCTAACCAGCAGTCCCGAATCTCCATGATGTACTTTGGCGCGCCATCGCCCACAGCATCGTTATCTCCGTTGCAACATACGGTTTCTCCCCATCGGCCAAGAATTTACAGGACTTTTACTTGGGGAGAATACAAGAAGGCTGTGTATTCTGGACGCTTAGGGGACCGACGACTTGAGTTTTTGGAGTTAGCATAG